One Planctomycetaceae bacterium DNA window includes the following coding sequences:
- a CDS encoding type IV secretory system conjugative DNA transfer family protein, producing MARLSAVSQIAMVVILIVLAAFVSPVLGILLTAVTLWRLNVTPKQGGTSHGSARWASAEDLLNAGCLFGSGVPIGRTLMLRPVLRLTATKALLLLPLNRSREAMALADAGASRPKRLPLCIPSGRYPHTVVFGASGSGKSSCYSVPLLLDCGDSMVVLDPKGELARMTARHRAQHFGHDIRIIDPFGTTEGCGFPQDRLNPLALFRDDSSRIVDEARRMASALIESTGNETDKFWPKSSAALVTGVLAFLIAEARSEEANLNTLRDILTNPSLMEDVLKHMQHSDACSGLLRRLSGQLGQLQGQTRASVYSVANSHIDFLDSLPIAEALADSTFDARQLIHGRQTIYLCLPVDRLAELAGLQRVLLSTLINLVFAAGEDRCRRVRFLLDEAATLGAMDSLYAAVQFGRSFGLNLTFLFQSTSQVERCFPASQKDSFHATVASVFCGINDLQTAKEVSDWIGQTTVEGRTTQVGWNQGVSASNDFSGQPKSTNRGSSDSRSYAETARLLLRPEEVLQLPSHAAVALIPGVRPILAEKVPWFARRRSGVFASALSAVRSLVATACGVAIIGGAAWLMTSGQSHPQVIALQEQFRREFQPTASSQIQQPGSSGRPGEPRVRMSRSEQARQARELRNAARRRR from the coding sequence ATGGCCCGTCTGTCGGCCGTTAGTCAGATCGCGATGGTTGTCATTCTGATCGTGCTGGCGGCGTTTGTGTCGCCGGTGCTGGGCATCCTTCTCACCGCGGTGACGCTGTGGCGACTGAACGTGACCCCGAAGCAGGGCGGCACGTCTCACGGCAGTGCCCGCTGGGCGTCGGCCGAAGATCTGCTGAACGCCGGCTGTCTGTTCGGCAGCGGAGTTCCCATCGGACGAACTCTGATGCTGCGTCCCGTTCTCCGGCTGACGGCGACGAAGGCCCTGCTGCTGTTGCCGCTGAATCGTTCGAGGGAAGCCATGGCTCTGGCCGATGCCGGTGCGTCGCGGCCGAAAAGGCTGCCGCTGTGTATTCCATCCGGCAGATACCCGCACACGGTGGTCTTTGGAGCGTCCGGCAGCGGCAAGTCGTCGTGTTATTCGGTGCCGCTGCTGCTGGACTGCGGAGACAGCATGGTGGTGCTCGATCCCAAGGGAGAACTCGCCCGCATGACGGCCCGGCATCGCGCGCAGCACTTCGGCCACGACATCCGCATCATCGATCCTTTCGGCACGACGGAAGGCTGCGGCTTCCCGCAGGACCGGCTGAATCCGCTGGCCCTGTTCCGTGACGACAGCAGCCGGATCGTCGATGAAGCCCGGAGGATGGCGTCGGCACTCATCGAGTCCACGGGCAACGAAACCGACAAGTTCTGGCCGAAGTCCAGCGCCGCACTCGTCACCGGAGTGCTGGCGTTTCTGATCGCCGAAGCGCGTTCCGAAGAAGCGAACCTCAACACGCTGCGCGACATTCTCACCAATCCGTCGCTGATGGAAGATGTTCTGAAACACATGCAGCACAGCGACGCGTGCAGCGGACTGCTGCGGCGGCTGAGCGGTCAGCTGGGTCAGTTGCAGGGACAGACGCGGGCCAGCGTGTATTCGGTGGCCAACAGTCACATCGACTTTCTGGACAGTCTGCCGATCGCCGAAGCGCTGGCCGATTCGACGTTCGACGCTCGGCAACTGATCCACGGTCGGCAGACAATTTATCTGTGTCTGCCGGTGGACCGCCTGGCGGAACTCGCGGGACTGCAGCGAGTCCTGCTGTCCACGCTCATCAACCTGGTGTTCGCCGCCGGAGAAGACCGCTGCCGCCGCGTGCGTTTCCTGCTGGACGAAGCGGCCACGCTCGGTGCGATGGATTCGCTGTACGCGGCAGTTCAGTTCGGCCGCTCGTTCGGGCTGAACCTGACATTCCTGTTTCAGAGCACGTCGCAGGTGGAACGCTGCTTCCCGGCGTCGCAGAAGGACAGTTTCCACGCCACCGTGGCCAGCGTGTTCTGCGGCATCAACGATCTGCAGACGGCAAAGGAAGTATCCGACTGGATCGGGCAGACGACCGTCGAAGGCCGCACGACGCAGGTCGGCTGGAATCAGGGCGTGTCGGCGTCGAACGACTTCAGCGGCCAGCCGAAGTCCACAAATCGCGGCAGCAGTGATTCGAGATCCTACGCCGAAACCGCCCGCCTGCTGCTGCGTCCGGAAGAAGTCCTGCAGCTTCCGAGTCACGCGGCCGTCGCGCTGATTCCCGGCGTGCGACCGATTCTCGCGGAAAAAGTGCCATGGTTCGCGCGACGTCGCTCGGGCGTCTTCGCTTCCGCGCTGTCAGCGGTCCGGTCACTCGTCGCCACGGCCTGCGGCGTTGCGATCATCGGCGGAGCCGCGTGGCTGATGACATCCGGTCAGTCGCACCCGCAGGTGATCGCCCTGCAGGAACAGTTCCGCCGGGAGTTCCAGCCGACAGCATCCTCGCAGATCCAGCAGCCGGGAAGTTCGGGGCGGCCCGGCGAACCGCGGGTGCGGATGTCCCGATCGGAACAGGCGCGGCAGGCACGTGAACTTCGCAATGCCGCGCGGCGACGACGGTAG
- a CDS encoding ParB/RepB/Spo0J family partition protein, giving the protein MKPDILRCDDIDPDPDQPRRGMDAEELKSLALSVREHGLLQWVIVWKNGDRFMLVDGHRRFAAVKAIGRDTIEALVLDERPEEQRLSLVQLAANCHRQDLKPMDKARAFRQLQQSQGWSQAELARAMHVSKATVTQVLSYLNLPPELQQQLDSGSLAGSTAYAIARAPDDTTKMQLASQALSGSLHRDEATQRVSRRTASVPRVRVTIRMPDGDITIAAANKPGIAASCLCSGTCRANAAAAERQGLDVTTFERILTDRHRARRLIHRPAHREPASGQSLPVPHHETQKGSSP; this is encoded by the coding sequence ATGAAACCAGATATTCTTCGCTGCGACGACATCGATCCTGATCCGGATCAGCCGCGCCGCGGCATGGACGCCGAAGAACTGAAGTCGCTGGCTCTCAGCGTCCGCGAGCACGGACTGCTGCAGTGGGTCATCGTGTGGAAGAACGGTGATCGCTTCATGCTGGTCGACGGTCACCGCCGCTTCGCCGCCGTGAAGGCCATCGGCCGCGACACGATCGAAGCCCTGGTGCTGGACGAACGGCCGGAAGAACAACGGCTGAGCCTGGTGCAGCTGGCCGCCAACTGCCACCGGCAGGATCTGAAGCCAATGGACAAGGCCCGCGCGTTCCGGCAACTGCAGCAGTCGCAGGGCTGGTCGCAGGCGGAACTCGCCAGAGCCATGCACGTCAGTAAAGCTACGGTGACGCAGGTGCTGTCCTATCTGAACCTGCCGCCGGAACTGCAGCAGCAGCTCGATTCCGGCAGCCTCGCCGGCAGCACGGCCTACGCCATCGCGCGAGCTCCCGACGACACCACGAAAATGCAGCTCGCGTCGCAGGCACTCAGCGGTTCACTGCACCGCGACGAAGCCACTCAGCGCGTCAGCCGTCGCACGGCATCCGTCCCGCGTGTACGAGTCACGATTCGAATGCCGGACGGAGACATCACGATCGCCGCCGCCAATAAACCGGGCATCGCCGCGTCGTGTCTCTGCTCCGGCACCTGTCGCGCCAATGCCGCAGCGGCTGAACGACAGGGCCTCGACGTCACCACGTTCGAACGCATCCTCACCGACCGGCACCGCGCCCGGCGACTGATCCACCGTCCCGCACACCGTGAGCCGGCATCCGGACAATCACTTCCGGTTCCTCACCACGAGACTCAGAAAGGATCGTCACCATGA